A single window of Montipora capricornis isolate CH-2021 chromosome 14, ASM3666992v2, whole genome shotgun sequence DNA harbors:
- the LOC138031893 gene encoding uncharacterized protein has translation MAADSNTREITILLDESLIDELRGWLTVNNGEIIKVKKPRKTSSTPVAEDEALHTNLIDDLQRDVIAAHSQTGPSEDRQFCTYCRNLPCVILSENLPSKLKGHGQPRMTNHTKRKGDYKAFYTILKRRRLWHDPIYLQRKEALGCYVEDVREVMPICVVENVRKRWSNPDGVPYCGHRRS, from the exons ATGGCGGCCGACTCGAACACTAGAGAG ATCACTATCCTACTAGACGAATCATTAATTGATGAATTGCGAGGGTGGCTAACTGTGAACAATGGTGAGATTATAAAGGTGAAGAAGCCACGAAAAACTTCATCTACTCCAG TGGCAGAGGATGAAGCTTTGCACACAAACCTTATCGATGACCTCCAGCGGGATGTCATTGCCGCTCACAGTCAAACAGGACCTTCAGAAGACAGACAATTTTGCACTTATTGCAGAAACTTGCCTTGTGTGATTCTTTCTGAGAATCTACCATCCAAACTGAAAGGACACGGCCAGCCACGCATGACAAATCATACTAAGAGGAAGGGAGATTATAAAGCATTTTATACCATATTGAAAAGAAGAAGATTGTGGCATGACCCTATTTATTTACAGCGAAAGGAAGCGCTCGGCTGTTATGTTGAGGATGTGCGGGAAGTTATGCCGATCTGTGTTGTAGAAAACGTAAGGAAACGGTGGTCAAATCCAGACGGGGTGCCATATTGTGGTCACCGTCGGTCATAA